The sequence TGGTCCCAATATCTTCAGATATACTCATGGCTTCAATCTCCTGTAAATAAATTACGCACTAAATTTCTGCGCGACAAAAATATCGGCGCGCCGGCCCAGCACCGCGATATCTTTGATCTGTTCAATCAGCGTCAAATTGGTCTGCGCCAGCGCGTCTTTAATCGCATTCCACTCACTCGAAAGAATCGCAACAACGCCATTGGGGCGCAAAACCCGGTCAACCTCCGCAAAAGCAGACGCATAAAGCGCGCGAAGTTCAAAAACAGACCCCACCTGACGGCCCCAGGGCGGATTGGTCGCAACCTTGTCAACCGATTGATTGGGCAGAGGCAATCGACGCGCATCCCAGTGAAAAACATCGCGCGGCTTGTGGCGATTGCCAAAATTCTCCAGCGTATCTGCAACAGCTTGCTCGTCGATATCCCCACCCTGAACCAGCGCATAGCGACCCGCAAGCGCGCGCTCAATCATAACCGTACCCGCACCGCACATCGGATCCAGAAAAACATCGCCATCTTCTGGACGGGTGAGCTGAACGAGTGCCCGCGCAATCGTGGGACGCAGCGACGCGGGGCGATTCGCAGTCTTATACGTGCGATGGCGCATCGTGCGATCCGTAAGCCGCAAACCCAGGCGCACCTGCCTGCCGGTCTGTTGCAACCACAATTCCACATGGGCATCATCGGGCACAAGACGCCATCTGGGAAAACGGCGATGTATAGCCCGTTCAACAGCCCCCTGCATCTGATTGCGACGGTAAGATTGCCAGCCCTGCATGGACGCCTGAACAATAACGCGATATCTTGTGCGCCCTCTGGGCAACCCATTGAACTGCCTGTGTACATTGAGCGCCGGAATCAGATCGGGTATCTCACCTATGATATTGAGATCCCCCCGTTCACCGCTCAACGGCACATCCGCAAGATGAAAAAAAATATCCTCCACAGTCCCCAGTCGGCGCAACGCGAGCGGATCGCCCTGATAATTAAACTGCACCAGATCGTAATCTCGCACGCGGTCTGTCCGCACATTGGAAAGGCGACTTCCAAAACAAAACCGCAACTCCCGCACAGTAACCTGCCCAATACCCTTGAATGACGTAGTATATAAAGTCGTCACAATATCTTTATTCACCCCAAAATCAAACCCAGATCAACATGCCCCTCAACCAACGCCTCCATCCCGCCCAGGCAAACAGCATCCACATCCACATCCGGATCATAAGGGACAATACCCGCCGACAGAACCCCGGAAATGCGCGTCACAACCCCTGGACTCATCTGCGCCGACACATCTGGTCCCCCCGGCGACAGCGTATTGTATATCACACTATTAACCTGAAGACCGCGTGCCTGTGCCGCCTCAATGGTAAGCAACGTATGATTAATCGTACCCAGAGCTGCGCGAGCCACAATAAGAAGAGACAAATCGAAACGCGCAGCGAGATCTGCCACCAGAAAATCATCCACAATCGGCACCAGAAGACCGCCCACGCCCTCGACCAGAACACAATCGTGAATTTTTGAAAGACGATCAAAAGCGCCAAAAACAGGTGCCAGATCGAGCACCCGCTCTTCCCGCGCAGCCGCAATATTGGGCGAAAGCGGATCGCGCAGATAAATCGGATTAATCGTATCCAGAGACTCGTTCGACCGCGCAGCCCGTCTCAATAATTTTGCATCCGCGCGACCACCCGCAGAAATCGGCTTCATAACCCCTGCATTGATCCCCCGCCTTTTCAGCACCGCAGCCAACCCGGCTGTAATCGCCGTCTTGCCGATCTCCGTATCCGTACCCGTTACAAAAATCCCCCGCGTCACCGCTCATCCCCTTCTGTAACAACCCGAATCGCATCGCAAACAATATCTATCATCTGATCTATCTCACCTTTGGAAACAGCATAAGGAGGCATAAGAACAATGGTATTGACCAGCGGACGAATGAGAAGCCCATTTTCCCGGGCAACATCGCACACCCGATGACCCGTGCGGTCCTCAAACGGATACGGCGTTTTATTTGCCCGGTCCAACACCAGTTCAATCGCCACAATAAAACCCCGTTGACGGACATCCCCCACATGTGCCAGATCCCTGAACCGCTGCAACTGCTCCGCCAGATACGCGATCTTATATTGCAATTTCTCCAGCGTGCGATCTGTCTCAAATTTCTCTATCGTCGCCAGCGCAGCCGCACAACCGAGCGGATTGCCCGTGTACGTATGCCCGTGAAAAAACGTCTTCATCTCCGCATAATCGCCCAAAAACGCATCGTAAATCTCATCCGTCGCCAGCGTAGCCGCCACCGGAAGATACCCCCCGGTAAGCCCCTTGCCCAGACAGAGCAAATCCGGCGCAACATCTTCGTGTTCACAGGCAAACATCTTGCCCGTGCGACCAAAACCCGTGGCGACCTCATCCACAATCAGAAGCACATCGTATCTATCGCACAACTCAGCCGCATGTTTGAGAAACCCCGACGGATGCATAAGCATGCCGCCCGCGCCCTGCACCAGCGGTTCCACGATAAAAGCTGCCAGGCGATCCGCGTGTTCGACAAAAGCCTTCTCCAGGGTATCAAAGCACATCTTATCACACGCCCCATTGCAGTACTCACACCGGTAGGGATGCGGAACAGGCGCAGCAACAGAAGAAAAAAGCAGGGGCCGATACACATGGTGAAAATGCGCGATCCCCCCCACGCTCACCGAGCCAATCGTATCCCCGTGATAGCTCTCCGTCAGATGCAAAAAAGAGTCCTTCTCTCGACGCGGATGCGCCCGCTGCTGCCAGTATTGAAACGCCATCTTAACCGCAACCTCAACCGCAGTCGCGCCACTATCTGAAAAAAAAACCCGACTGAGCCCCTGCGGCGCGATCTGCACCAACTTCTCCGCAAGTTGAACAGCCGGAATATTGGACAAACCCAACAGCGTACTGTGCGCCACGCGGTCGAGTTGCGCGCGAATAGCCCCGTCAATCTCCGCAACGCGATGCCCGTGCACATTGCACCACATAGACGAAAACCCATCCAGATAGCGATTGCCGTCAATATCCACGAGATAAACACCATCGCCGTGCGAAACAATAATGGGGTCCTCAGCCGCATAATCTCGCATCTGCGTAAACGGATGCCAGACAACCGCGCGGTCAATATCTTTCAAATGGCGTTTCTGCGCATCGTCCATCGCTCATCGCCCATCGCTCATCGCCGCGCCAACCTCCCGCGCAACGCGGGGACGACGCAACTTCCAGATCATGCCATCGTAAATAAAATGCATAAACGACGTGCCATACGTAAAAACGAGAAAAATCGGAAGATAAAGAAACTTGAGGCCGTATAACAAACCGCTGACCACAACAATAAAACCCGCAGTATAGGGAACAATACGCTTTCCCGCCCGCGTCAGCACAGGCGACGCAAACGCATCGAGCCTCGCCTTATTGTGAACCGTAAGCGCGACAAGGGCGATATATTCCGCGGCATGGCTAAAACTGGTCGCAATAAAAAGCGCGTCTGACGACAAAATGGGCACAACGCCGTACATGAACGCGACCGAAGCAAAAAAAAGCAGTTTGGGCCAGTTGATCTGCGCGCCCCGAAACTCGTAAAAAAGCCATGCAATAGTAACAGCAATAGCAGCGACATATATCCCTTGCGCACCCACCTCGGGAAGCGGCGTCCCGATAAGCGTATGCAAATAATGCATAACGCGGCCTTCGACATTGGCCTGAAACGCAAACAGATACCCAAACCCCGCAATACCCCAGAGATACGAAGTCCACGCATCGAGCTGTTTGTGCCCCCATTGTCCCTTGCCGGAATAAATCCGCAAAATACCGTACTTTTGACGGACAAAATGGAAATAATTGAAAAGATACCAGAACGCGAACATCTCCGGCTCTTCAACCCGAAAATAATAGCACATCGCGACAAACCCCAGACACAGCACCGGGGTAATGAGATAGATCAGCCGACGACGTTCAAATTCAATGCGGTCGAGATAAACGAGGGGAAAAGTGAAATACCGGTGGGCAACAAATGACGTAACCGCAATGAGACGGAAGGTCTCACTGAGGTCAGGGAGCAGATAAGGAACGGCAAAAAAGACCAGCCATCCGAGCGAAATACAGCACAAATCGACAGACGGGGAAATAATCCAGTGAGATTTTTTCATCGCATACTACGCGCGGGTCGCGCCCAGAGTTTCGAGAACTTGCTTGGGAATTTTGCAAACAAAAGTATAAGCGGGATCAAACATATTGCCCATATCGTATTCAACGGCTTCGCCGAGCAACACATGTACGGTGCGCTCATCCAGCCCAAAATCCGACACGAGCCAGCGGATCATTTCAGTAGTCGCGTGCTCCACGCACTGATCGAGCGGACGGGCATTGCCCACCGTGAAAATATGCGTATCGTTTTCACCCCGCGGCCACTCAATGGTCTTGCCCTTGTGCAGATGAACCGTAAAACGGACATCAAAAGAAATTTCAACACCCGTACCCACAATTTCACCATCGCCCTGAAGCGCGTGCCCATCCCCAATGTGAAAAAGTGCGCCCTCGACAAAAACCGGCAAATAAACCCTCGTGCCCTCTTTGAAACGCTTGTAATCCATATTCCCACCGTGCGTGGATGACGTCGCCGTCGAAATCGCCTGACCCCGCGGCGGCGCAACCCCAAAACACCCGGGATGCGGATTGAGCGGCAAAATCAGATCTCTCAATGGACGAGTAGCGGGACTGCCATAACCGGGCGTGGTATGGTCGCGATTGTGAGAAACCTCTACCGGGCGTGCCGTGCGATTTTCAAAATCGATCTCCCATAAAACCCGCGAAATATCATCCTCAAATTTGGGAACATAACCCGGATCGAGCACATTGGGCGCAACGCGCGCAGACGTATAGCCATGCGAGCGGTTGGGCATCAGGTGATCAAACACAACCGAAATCGAATCCCCCGGCTCTGCACCCTCAATATAAAAAGGACCCGTCT is a genomic window of Gemmatimonadota bacterium containing:
- the bioA gene encoding adenosylmethionine--8-amino-7-oxononanoate transaminase, yielding MDDAQKRHLKDIDRAVVWHPFTQMRDYAAEDPIIVSHGDGVYLVDIDGNRYLDGFSSMWCNVHGHRVAEIDGAIRAQLDRVAHSTLLGLSNIPAVQLAEKLVQIAPQGLSRVFFSDSGATAVEVAVKMAFQYWQQRAHPRREKDSFLHLTESYHGDTIGSVSVGGIAHFHHVYRPLLFSSVAAPVPHPYRCEYCNGACDKMCFDTLEKAFVEHADRLAAFIVEPLVQGAGGMLMHPSGFLKHAAELCDRYDVLLIVDEVATGFGRTGKMFACEHEDVAPDLLCLGKGLTGGYLPVAATLATDEIYDAFLGDYAEMKTFFHGHTYTGNPLGCAAALATIEKFETDRTLEKLQYKIAYLAEQLQRFRDLAHVGDVRQRGFIVAIELVLDRANKTPYPFEDRTGHRVCDVARENGLLIRPLVNTIVLMPPYAVSKGEIDQMIDIVCDAIRVVTEGDER
- a CDS encoding acetamidase/formamidase family protein, giving the protein MAHHNFSPTHYHTTIGSHDPVLTIASGDTLSTTTVCAGGRDMTGEQVTEGGNPQTGPFYIEGAEPGDSISVVFDHLMPNRSHGYTSARVAPNVLDPGYVPKFEDDISRVLWEIDFENRTARPVEVSHNRDHTTPGYGSPATRPLRDLILPLNPHPGCFGVAPPRGQAISTATSSTHGGNMDYKRFKEGTRVYLPVFVEGALFHIGDGHALQGDGEIVGTGVEISFDVRFTVHLHKGKTIEWPRGENDTHIFTVGNARPLDQCVEHATTEMIRWLVSDFGLDERTVHVLLGEAVEYDMGNMFDPAYTFVCKIPKQVLETLGATRA
- the bioD gene encoding dethiobiotin synthase, producing MTRGIFVTGTDTEIGKTAITAGLAAVLKRRGINAGVMKPISAGGRADAKLLRRAARSNESLDTINPIYLRDPLSPNIAAAREERVLDLAPVFGAFDRLSKIHDCVLVEGVGGLLVPIVDDFLVADLAARFDLSLLIVARAALGTINHTLLTIEAAQARGLQVNSVIYNTLSPGGPDVSAQMSPGVVTRISGVLSAGIVPYDPDVDVDAVCLGGMEALVEGHVDLGLILG
- a CDS encoding methyltransferase domain-containing protein, whose amino-acid sequence is MNKDIVTTLYTTSFKGIGQVTVRELRFCFGSRLSNVRTDRVRDYDLVQFNYQGDPLALRRLGTVEDIFFHLADVPLSGERGDLNIIGEIPDLIPALNVHRQFNGLPRGRTRYRVIVQASMQGWQSYRRNQMQGAVERAIHRRFPRWRLVPDDAHVELWLQQTGRQVRLGLRLTDRTMRHRTYKTANRPASLRPTIARALVQLTRPEDGDVFLDPMCGAGTVMIERALAGRYALVQGGDIDEQAVADTLENFGNRHKPRDVFHWDARRLPLPNQSVDKVATNPPWGRQVGSVFELRALYASAFAEVDRVLRPNGVVAILSSEWNAIKDALAQTNLTLIEQIKDIAVLGRRADIFVAQKFSA